DNA from Petropleomorpha daqingensis:
CGGACACCCACTCGCTGATCGAGTCGCGCAGCACCACCTGGGTGGACGCGTCGGCCGGCCGCAGGTCCAGGGCGCGCGCCACCTCGACCTCGACCGACGGGTCGATCAGCGAGTACGTGCCGACCGCACCGGAGATCGCGACGACGCCGACGCGGTCGCGGGCGGCCCGCAGCCGGTCCCGCGAGCGGGCCATCGCGAACGCGATGTCGGCGACCCGGTGGCCCCAGACGTCGGGCTCGGCGTGCACGCCGTGCGTGCGCCCCACCTTGATGGTGTTCCGGTGCGCCAGCGCGTGGTCGCGCAGGGCGGCGACCAGCCGGTCGGCCTTGGCCAGCAGCAGGTCGGTCGCCTCGGTGAGCTGGACCGCGAGCGCGGTGTCGAGCAGGTCGGACGACGTCATCCCGTGGTGCACGTACGCGGCGGCCGACCGGGGCTCGGTGTTGTCGGCCCACGCGGTGAGGAAGGCGATGACGTCGTGCTGCGTCGTCTCCTCGATCTCGGCCACCCGCTCCGGGGTCGGCGGCGGCGCGTTGCGCACCGGCTCGACGACGTCCGCGGGCACCCGGCCGGCGGCGGCGTGCGCCTCCAGGACGAGGGTCTCCACCCGGCACCAGAGCTCGTACTTGTGCTCGTCGCTCCAGACCCGTCCCATCTCCGGACGGGTGTACCTGTCGATCATTCGGGTACCGCCTCGGGCCGCTCAGCTCGTCGCACCACGTCAACAGTCTTCCGCAGGGCTACCGTGATCGTTGAC
Protein-coding regions in this window:
- the purB gene encoding adenylosuccinate lyase, which produces MIDRYTRPEMGRVWSDEHKYELWCRVETLVLEAHAAAGRVPADVVEPVRNAPPPTPERVAEIEETTQHDVIAFLTAWADNTEPRSAAAYVHHGMTSSDLLDTALAVQLTEATDLLLAKADRLVAALRDHALAHRNTIKVGRTHGVHAEPDVWGHRVADIAFAMARSRDRLRAARDRVGVVAISGAVGTYSLIDPSVEVEVARALDLRPADASTQVVLRDSISEWVSALAIIATVCETVALEVRHGQRTEVRELSEAFGSGQKGSSAMPHKKNPIRSERIAGLARVVRAAIVPVMEGIPLWHERDISHSSTERVFLPDAAITTDYLLHLTTGLVENLVVDADRMRVNLESTGGLIYTSSVLLELVEGGLSREEAYALVQSAAMETWNTGTPFRATLRSRAKADGVELDEARLDEICRPERYVQNLGPLFERVAALR